The proteins below are encoded in one region of Leptotrichia sp. oral taxon 218:
- a CDS encoding HEAT repeat domain-containing protein, with protein MIEIEKKLKKLLIMLKQYCKDEITIKYLKENFLYGDNEKIKIIKIGLEKAYHNKDYHEVDLFVMSIFCFELYSKEFIDILCKLSKEEWHYKHEDIANIFQYIGSPNTVDCVYELAISNFEKYRWDDNFALVGKCCYALGKIGTLKAKRKLELLLKSDEEIVRNYVSDVFEIYDFS; from the coding sequence ATGATAGAAATAGAAAAAAAATTGAAAAAATTATTAATAATGTTGAAACAATATTGTAAAGATGAAATAACAATAAAATATTTAAAAGAAAATTTTTTGTATGGTGATAATGAAAAAATAAAGATAATAAAAATAGGATTAGAAAAAGCATATCATAACAAGGATTATCATGAAGTAGATTTGTTTGTAATGTCGATATTTTGCTTTGAATTATATTCTAAAGAATTTATTGATATATTATGTAAACTTTCAAAAGAAGAATGGCATTATAAACACGAAGATATTGCAAATATATTTCAGTATATAGGATCACCTAATACAGTAGATTGTGTTTATGAATTAGCAATTTCAAATTTTGAAAAGTATCGTTGGGATGATAATTTTGCTTTGGTAGGAAAATGTTGTTATGCGTTAGGAAAAATTGGAACACTCAAAGCTAAAAGAAAATTAGAATTATTATTGAAAAGTGATGAAGAAATAGTAAGAAATTATGTATCAGACGTGTTTGAAATATATGATTTTTCATAG
- a CDS encoding HEAT repeat domain-containing protein, translating into MEKNNLEKLENLMSKKYKKQISFQQLQKEFLKNDDERIEYIKTELEKAYNEKNGKSINTLILAIYMFELHSEKFVDILCKLTKEEWHGKHEDIVFYLQQLELPSTIDCIYELAISNFEKYQWDDNFALVRKCCFALGDINTPKAKEKLELLLQSDEEMIRKHAMEQLNRCDFTNKDVE; encoded by the coding sequence ATGGAAAAAAATAATCTTGAAAAATTGGAAAATTTGATGTCGAAAAAATATAAAAAACAAATAAGTTTTCAACAATTACAAAAGGAATTTTTAAAAAATGATGATGAAAGAATAGAGTATATAAAAACAGAGTTGGAGAAAGCATATAATGAAAAAAATGGAAAAAGTATAAACACTTTGATTTTAGCAATATATATGTTTGAATTACATAGTGAAAAATTTGTTGATATTTTATGCAAATTAACAAAAGAAGAATGGCATGGAAAACACGAAGACATAGTGTTTTATCTCCAGCAACTAGAATTACCTTCTACAATAGACTGTATATACGAACTAGCAATTTCAAATTTTGAAAAATATCAATGGGATGATAATTTTGCATTAGTGAGAAAATGCTGTTTTGCTTTGGGAGACATAAACACTCCTAAGGCGAAAGAAAAATTGGAATTATTATTACAAAGTGATGAAGAAATGATAAGAAAACATGCAATGGAGCAATTAAACAGATGTGATTTCACAAATAAAGATGTAGAATGA
- a CDS encoding EndoU domain-containing protein translates to MTAPIDFDNHIISGEINRYGDPVGGHSTLTPTVRIINDLGVTSNGVRKNNIEIFNSRTNQWLPKRYINTMFPEWWTGNRIKVENDTAYKLRTQHPTNQSKWEGITPSGIKVEGFEYPRTTVFPKKNQ, encoded by the coding sequence GTGACAGCTCCAATAGACTTTGATAATCATATAATAAGCGGAGAAATAAACAGATATGGAGATCCAGTAGGAGGACACAGCACTCTAACTCCAACCGTTAGAATTATCAATGATTTGGGAGTTACATCAAATGGAGTTCGTAAAAATAATATTGAGATATTTAATTCAAGAACTAATCAATGGCTTCCGAAGAGATATATAAATACTATGTTTCCAGAATGGTGGACAGGGAATAGAATAAAAGTTGAAAATGATACGGCGTATAAATTAAGAACTCAGCATCCTACAAATCAATCAAAATGGGAAGGAATTACGCCATCAGGAATTAAAGTAGAAGGATTCGAATATCCGAGAACAACAGTATTTCCTAAAAAAAATCAATAA
- a CDS encoding DUF5376 family protein: MKFKFKFVSVGNNNLIKTRADCISLNNSIQEKNVASYLADIEEDILNGKIDYKHNIKMLRSDVYDVKTGTEGWAGYIVANNMYLSFIFSPEDRYSQAEISRKSMSVLLKKWTKFLEREPELNYEEIVELLDNENPTVYSEAYFGTYETFLEKFEEGQQYEEDLLYTAFCNYEPKEKYKIVKFLLEKGASVKKKKGEGINLFFPLFSNISLDNRKTDLEITLDLCKILLERGESLSSIDMNTGESSLNCLFSTYGILYPDKKMAPLYNIVFSEPNLKILFKDKNGNTSLDIARKNRRKTGVKYMEEYIEKYHLTKE, encoded by the coding sequence ATGAAGTTTAAATTTAAATTTGTGTCTGTAGGAAATAATAATCTTATTAAAACGAGAGCTGATTGTATTAGTTTAAATAATTCAATACAGGAAAAAAATGTAGCAAGTTATTTAGCAGATATTGAAGAAGATATATTAAATGGAAAAATTGATTATAAACATAATATAAAAATGTTGAGAAGTGATGTATATGATGTAAAAACTGGAACTGAAGGATGGGCAGGATATATAGTAGCGAACAACATGTATCTTTCATTTATTTTTTCTCCAGAAGATAGATATTCGCAGGCGGAAATTTCAAGGAAATCAATGTCAGTACTATTAAAAAAATGGACTAAATTTTTAGAAAGAGAACCAGAATTAAATTATGAAGAGATAGTTGAATTGCTTGATAATGAAAATCCTACTGTGTATTCAGAAGCATATTTTGGTACATATGAAACTTTTCTGGAAAAATTTGAGGAGGGGCAACAATATGAGGAAGATTTACTATATACTGCTTTTTGCAATTATGAACCTAAAGAAAAATATAAAATAGTTAAATTTTTATTAGAAAAGGGAGCTTCAGTCAAAAAGAAGAAAGGGGAGGGAATAAACCTGTTTTTCCCATTGTTTAGTAATATATCCTTGGATAATAGAAAAACAGATTTAGAAATTACATTGGATTTGTGCAAAATATTACTAGAAAGAGGAGAAAGTTTATCGTCAATAGATATGAATACAGGAGAATCTTCACTAAATTGTCTTTTTTCAACATACGGGATATTATATCCTGATAAAAAAATGGCACCATTATACAATATAGTATTCTCAGAACCCAATTTAAAAATTTTATTTAAAGATAAAAATGGGAATACTTCACTTGATATAGCCAGAAAAAATAGAAGAAAAACAGGTGTGAAATATATGGAAGAATACATTGAAAAATATCATTTAACAAAGGAATAA
- the rlmB gene encoding 23S rRNA (guanosine(2251)-2'-O)-methyltransferase RlmB, translating into MKKIIGINPVTEVLKSDKNIEKLEIYKKVKKETIKNILNLASKKNIKVFYNDKRIENSQGVVAIISDFDYYVDLNAFLEKVLRKEKSKVVILDQVQDPRNFGAIIRSAECFGVDGIIIQDRNSVKVTETVVKSSTGAIEHVDIVKVTNISDTIDKLKKYGYTVYGAEADGECYYYEEKYPNKVCLVLGSEGNGMRKKVREHCDKIVKIHLNGKINSLNVSVAGGILLSEIAK; encoded by the coding sequence ATGAAAAAAATCATAGGAATTAATCCTGTAACGGAAGTTTTAAAATCCGATAAAAATATTGAAAAACTTGAAATTTATAAAAAAGTCAAGAAAGAAACTATAAAAAATATTTTAAATTTAGCAAGTAAAAAAAATATAAAAGTTTTTTATAACGACAAAAGAATTGAAAATTCACAAGGTGTTGTCGCAATAATCTCAGATTTTGACTACTATGTTGATCTAAACGCATTTTTGGAAAAAGTTTTGAGAAAAGAAAAATCAAAAGTAGTAATTTTAGATCAAGTTCAAGATCCAAGAAATTTTGGTGCAATAATCAGAAGTGCTGAATGTTTTGGAGTTGACGGAATAATCATTCAAGACAGAAACAGCGTAAAAGTGACAGAAACAGTTGTAAAATCATCAACAGGTGCTATAGAACATGTGGATATTGTAAAAGTGACAAATATTTCAGATACAATTGACAAATTAAAAAAATATGGATACACAGTTTATGGTGCAGAAGCTGATGGTGAATGTTACTACTATGAAGAAAAGTATCCAAACAAAGTTTGTCTTGTGCTTGGAAGCGAAGGAAATGGAATGAGAAAAAAAGTCAGAGAGCACTGTGATAAAATTGTAAAAATTCATTTAAACGGAAAAATTAATTCTTTAAATGTTTCCGTTGCAGGTGGAATTTTACTTTCTGAAATAGCTAAATAA
- the putP gene encoding sodium/proline symporter PutP, whose product MKVGIETFITFGVYLLFLIGIGVYFYTKTDTHEDYVLGGRGVGYWVTAMSAQASDMSGWLLLGLPGAVYLSGLKQIWVIVGLIIGTYLNWKFVAPKLRTQTEEHDALTIPTFLSRKSDDKKGYVKTFSAIVILFFFTIYSASGLVSNGKLFESLLGIDYKWGVLIGGGTIIIYTFLGGYLAGVWTDFFQGILMFFAIIVVPVVAYFVVGGNKGIETAMVQKHISLNLLRYPEALSLPVIISGLGWGLGYFGQPHIIVKFMSIKDVNELWKARLIAMVWVIISLVGSIAVGLTGMALYPNIKTISGDAEKIFIYMIGGLFNPWVAGILYAAILSAIMSTISAQLLVASNTLTEDFYKYIVKREKSHKELIWVGRICIILIFIVATILAMNPNSQVLSLVSYAWAGFGAVFSPVILFILYKKNLHWKNILISMLIATVTVIFWNQSGLGKTVYEIVPGFIINSLTLYILEKFSKKNSSN is encoded by the coding sequence ATGAAAGTTGGAATCGAAACATTTATAACATTTGGAGTTTATTTATTATTTTTAATAGGAATAGGTGTATATTTTTATACAAAAACAGACACCCACGAAGACTATGTGTTAGGTGGAAGAGGTGTTGGATACTGGGTTACAGCGATGTCAGCACAAGCCAGTGATATGAGCGGATGGTTGCTTTTAGGATTGCCTGGAGCTGTTTATTTGTCTGGATTAAAGCAAATATGGGTCATTGTGGGTCTTATCATTGGAACATATTTGAACTGGAAATTCGTTGCGCCAAAACTTAGAACTCAGACTGAAGAGCATGATGCACTAACAATTCCCACATTTTTATCAAGAAAATCGGATGACAAAAAAGGATATGTCAAAACTTTTTCTGCTATTGTAATATTATTTTTCTTTACAATTTATTCAGCCTCAGGTCTTGTTTCAAACGGGAAATTATTTGAATCACTACTTGGAATTGATTACAAATGGGGAGTTTTAATAGGTGGTGGAACTATTATTATTTATACATTTTTAGGTGGTTACTTAGCTGGAGTTTGGACTGATTTTTTTCAAGGAATTCTTATGTTTTTTGCAATAATTGTCGTACCTGTCGTTGCATATTTCGTGGTTGGCGGGAACAAAGGAATTGAAACTGCCATGGTTCAAAAACATATTTCTTTAAATCTTTTAAGATATCCTGAAGCACTTAGTTTACCTGTCATTATTTCAGGACTTGGATGGGGACTTGGATATTTTGGACAGCCGCACATAATTGTAAAATTTATGAGTATTAAAGATGTAAACGAACTTTGGAAAGCACGGCTTATTGCAATGGTGTGGGTCATCATTTCCCTTGTCGGTTCAATTGCAGTTGGACTTACAGGAATGGCACTTTACCCTAATATAAAAACAATTTCAGGTGATGCTGAAAAAATCTTTATTTACATGATTGGTGGACTTTTCAATCCTTGGGTTGCAGGAATTTTATACGCTGCAATTTTATCAGCCATAATGTCAACAATTTCTGCACAATTATTGGTTGCTTCAAATACTTTGACAGAAGATTTTTATAAATACATTGTAAAGAGAGAAAAAAGCCACAAAGAGCTTATTTGGGTTGGAAGAATATGTATAATTTTAATTTTTATCGTTGCAACAATTTTGGCAATGAATCCAAATTCACAAGTTTTATCACTAGTTTCATATGCTTGGGCAGGTTTTGGAGCTGTATTTTCTCCTGTTATTTTATTCATTTTATACAAGAAAAATTTACATTGGAAAAATATATTAATTTCAATGCTTATCGCAACTGTCACAGTTATTTTCTGGAATCAAAGCGGACTTGGAAAAACAGTCTACGAAATCGTTCCTGGATTTATAATAAATTCTTTAACTTTGTATATTTTGGAAAAATTCAGTAAAAAAAATTCTTCAAATTAA
- a CDS encoding thymidylate kinase — protein sequence MGKLIIIEGTDGSGKQTQTELLYKKLCNLKGKEKIKKISFPNYDSKASEPVKMYLAGEFGKKAQSVNAYAASVLYSVDRFASYKMEWENFYNGGGIVISDRYTISNMIHQVPKIDNEIEKEKYLKWLVDLEWNKIGLPKPDIVFFLDIPFEISDELMKNRENKITGEIKKDIHEKDKEYLRKSYETAKSLALKYSWEIISCVNNGKLKSIEEINDEIMEIVNKKL from the coding sequence ATGGGAAAATTAATAATTATTGAAGGAACGGATGGAAGTGGAAAACAGACGCAGACAGAATTGTTATATAAAAAATTATGTAACTTAAAAGGAAAAGAAAAAATAAAAAAAATATCTTTTCCAAATTATGACAGTAAAGCTTCGGAACCAGTAAAAATGTATCTTGCAGGTGAATTTGGAAAAAAAGCTCAAAGTGTGAATGCTTATGCGGCTTCAGTTCTTTATTCAGTCGATAGATTTGCTTCTTATAAAATGGAGTGGGAAAATTTTTATAACGGTGGAGGAATAGTCATAAGTGATAGATATACAATTTCAAATATGATTCATCAAGTTCCAAAAATAGATAATGAAATTGAAAAAGAAAAATATTTGAAATGGTTAGTCGATTTAGAATGGAATAAAATTGGTTTGCCTAAACCTGATATTGTGTTTTTTTTGGATATTCCTTTTGAAATTAGTGATGAACTTATGAAAAATCGGGAGAATAAAATAACTGGAGAAATTAAAAAGGATATTCATGAAAAAGATAAAGAGTATTTGAGAAAATCATATGAAACGGCAAAAAGCCTTGCACTAAAATATAGCTGGGAAATAATTTCTTGCGTAAATAATGGAAAGTTAAAATCTATTGAAGAAATTAATGACGAAATAATGGAAATTGTAAATAAAAAATTATAA
- a CDS encoding glycoside hydrolase family 10 protein → MKSVVKKLSLLAISILTVTSLNAANLVVGGNKNATKIDNAKIAKPKELRGVWVASVSNIDWPSKPGLSVEKQKAEFISILNNVKSWNMNAVFVQIKPESDAFYPSKYAPWSRYLTGTQGVNPGYDPLKFMVEEAHKRGIEFHAWFNPYRLTATGGREKLSSESIGKKKPEWTVTYGGKVYLNPGIPEVNNYVVNSIVEVVKNYDVDGVHMDDYFYPYKVKNEEYPDFEQYQKYGKKFSNIGDWRRNNVNTLIEKLHKEIKKENPNVEFGISPFGVWRNDSTDPVRGSATKAGVQNYDDLYADILLWMNNHWIDYVAPQIYWNQGFKVAEYNTLVKWWSKYAAETNTDLYIGQAAYKVNEWKNAKELVNQINFNRNYPEVKGSIFFSYKSLLTNPKNATNSLKQGPYSLNN, encoded by the coding sequence GTGAAATCAGTAGTAAAAAAATTGTCATTATTAGCAATTTCGATTTTGACAGTGACATCGCTAAATGCCGCTAATTTAGTAGTTGGTGGAAATAAGAATGCAACAAAAATAGATAATGCAAAAATAGCAAAACCTAAAGAGTTGAGAGGTGTGTGGGTTGCAAGTGTAAGTAATATAGATTGGCCGTCAAAACCAGGTCTTAGTGTAGAAAAACAAAAAGCGGAGTTTATTTCAATTCTTAACAATGTAAAAAGTTGGAATATGAATGCCGTGTTTGTGCAAATTAAACCAGAATCTGATGCCTTTTATCCATCGAAATACGCACCTTGGTCTCGTTATTTAACTGGAACTCAAGGAGTAAATCCTGGATATGATCCATTAAAATTTATGGTGGAAGAAGCTCATAAAAGAGGAATAGAATTTCACGCTTGGTTTAATCCTTACAGACTTACTGCAACTGGTGGAAGAGAAAAGTTATCAAGTGAAAGTATCGGTAAGAAAAAACCTGAATGGACTGTGACATATGGTGGAAAAGTTTACTTAAACCCTGGAATCCCAGAAGTTAATAATTATGTTGTAAATAGTATTGTTGAAGTTGTAAAAAATTATGATGTTGATGGAGTTCATATGGATGATTATTTTTATCCATATAAAGTAAAAAATGAAGAATATCCAGATTTTGAACAATATCAAAAATATGGGAAAAAATTCTCGAATATTGGAGATTGGAGAAGAAATAATGTAAATACTCTGATTGAAAAATTGCACAAAGAAATAAAAAAAGAAAATCCTAATGTAGAATTTGGAATAAGTCCTTTTGGCGTTTGGAGAAATGATTCAACAGATCCTGTAAGAGGTTCTGCAACGAAGGCTGGAGTTCAAAATTATGATGATTTATATGCAGATATTTTACTTTGGATGAATAATCATTGGATTGACTATGTTGCACCACAAATTTACTGGAATCAAGGATTTAAAGTTGCTGAATACAATACTTTAGTAAAATGGTGGAGTAAATATGCAGCTGAAACAAATACTGATTTATACATAGGACAAGCTGCCTATAAAGTAAATGAATGGAAAAATGCAAAAGAATTGGTAAATCAAATTAATTTTAACAGAAATTATCCAGAAGTCAAAGGAAGTATATTTTTTAGCTATAAATCTTTATTGACAAATCCAAAAAATGCGACAAATAGCTTGAAACAAGGACCATATAGTTTGAATAATTAA
- a CDS encoding endonuclease/exonuclease/phosphatase family protein, translating into MKMKFLLYNIRYGTGKYLNQPFKHIRGYLGRSNWHIHKIGSLINKYKPDIVGLVEVDLGSFRMKSKNQATVLARITRSNDVFQYKYKENSKYMKFPMVRKQGNALLSKGEIIRKKFHYLDNGMKKLIIEAETEKVVVFLVHLALGGKTRQKQIVQLYDLVKSTKKPVIVAGDFNAFWGYDELAMFLKASGLKNSNINSQPTFPSWKPKKELDFILCSKEIKINDFKVIQTKLSDHLPVLIDFNIL; encoded by the coding sequence ATGAAAATGAAGTTTCTTTTGTATAATATACGGTATGGGACAGGAAAGTATTTAAATCAGCCATTTAAACATATTAGAGGATATTTAGGCCGCTCAAACTGGCATATTCACAAAATTGGAAGTCTCATAAATAAATATAAACCTGATATAGTGGGACTTGTAGAAGTTGATTTGGGTTCTTTTAGAATGAAAAGTAAAAATCAAGCTACTGTGCTTGCACGAATTACAAGAAGTAATGATGTCTTTCAGTATAAATATAAAGAAAATTCAAAATATATGAAATTTCCAATGGTCCGTAAACAGGGAAATGCACTGCTTTCAAAAGGTGAAATAATTAGGAAAAAATTTCATTACTTAGATAATGGAATGAAAAAACTTATAATTGAAGCGGAAACTGAAAAAGTTGTAGTATTTTTAGTACATTTGGCGCTAGGAGGAAAAACTCGGCAAAAACAGATAGTTCAGCTCTATGATTTGGTAAAAAGTACAAAAAAACCTGTGATTGTCGCTGGAGATTTTAATGCTTTTTGGGGATATGATGAACTTGCAATGTTTTTAAAAGCGTCAGGATTAAAAAATTCGAATATAAATTCGCAACCGACTTTTCCCAGTTGGAAGCCTAAAAAAGAACTTGATTTTATACTTTGCTCAAAAGAAATAAAAATAAATGACTTTAAAGTTATACAAACAAAACTTTCTGATCACTTACCAGTGTTAATTGATTTTAATATATTATAA
- a CDS encoding O-methyltransferase: protein MIENFNELSKYTQDLFCEKNKKSKKYEIIKEIKEESLEKKVPIITDDVLNFMIFAAKNKKSKKILEIGTATGYSGIFLAQIANKNDGFLTTIEIDEIRYEKAVENFKKMGLFEKNNLIMGDALEEIPKLDKNIKYDFIFIDAAKGQYLKFFEMCYELLCEDGIIFIDNIVFRGLVAKSKEEVPKRYKTIVRRLNEFIKKLNDEYNFVLLPFGDGVGIVKK, encoded by the coding sequence ATGATAGAAAATTTTAATGAATTATCAAAGTATACACAAGATTTATTTTGTGAAAAAAATAAAAAATCAAAAAAATATGAGATTATAAAAGAAATAAAAGAAGAAAGTTTGGAGAAAAAAGTACCTATAATTACAGATGATGTACTTAATTTTATGATATTTGCTGCAAAAAATAAAAAGTCAAAAAAAATTTTGGAAATTGGAACTGCAACTGGGTATTCAGGAATTTTTTTGGCACAGATTGCAAATAAAAATGATGGATTTTTGACTACAATAGAAATTGACGAAATTCGTTATGAAAAAGCAGTCGAAAATTTTAAAAAAATGGGACTTTTTGAGAAAAATAATTTGATTATGGGAGATGCACTTGAAGAAATACCAAAATTGGATAAAAATATAAAATATGATTTTATATTCATAGATGCGGCCAAAGGTCAGTATTTGAAATTTTTTGAGATGTGCTATGAACTGCTTTGCGAGGATGGAATAATTTTTATTGATAATATTGTATTTCGTGGGCTTGTGGCAAAATCTAAAGAAGAAGTTCCAAAAAGATATAAAACGATTGTAAGAAGATTAAACGAATTTATTAAAAAATTAAATGATGAATATAATTTTGTTTTGTTGCCGTTTGGAGATGGAGTTGGAATAGTTAAAAAATAA
- a CDS encoding type II secretion system F family protein: MGKITEKELLTFTKSVYYLLNGKISLIDTLTIVSQNYKNEMKNKILKTKIQIEQGVPLNKAFYKITQEREFLEMIKIGEQTGNLELVFKNLYQKYEFNQKIKKDIIGLSIYPVTVIITAIIIVAVLLKFVVPKFVSIYSDIGQDLPKITKTVINISKVFDKYWILFFGAMIFIYFLFFYFKKKNEEDFEKFFLKLKIIGKMYKDICVLNFTRNMYSLTDTNISFVKSLEMCSNSKSNVLNKELKKIISKIEKGESIQKSFKNTTFFDAEYRSFLTIGERTGKMEISFFNLNEIYYERVNEKIKWFLKMFEPFSIIFIGILIGGIIFSVMLPIFKMGEML; encoded by the coding sequence GTGGGGAAAATAACTGAAAAGGAACTTTTGACATTTACAAAAAGTGTATATTATTTGTTAAACGGTAAAATTAGCTTAATTGATACACTTACGATTGTTTCTCAAAATTATAAAAACGAAATGAAAAATAAAATTTTAAAAACTAAAATTCAAATAGAGCAGGGAGTACCTTTAAATAAAGCATTTTATAAAATTACCCAAGAAAGAGAATTTTTAGAAATGATAAAAATTGGAGAACAAACTGGAAATTTGGAATTGGTTTTTAAAAATCTGTATCAAAAATATGAATTTAATCAAAAAATAAAAAAAGATATTATAGGACTTAGTATTTATCCAGTTACAGTGATTATTACAGCAATTATAATAGTTGCAGTATTACTAAAATTTGTTGTTCCAAAATTTGTTTCAATTTATTCGGATATTGGACAGGATTTGCCAAAAATTACTAAAACTGTTATAAATATAAGTAAAGTTTTTGATAAATATTGGATTCTTTTTTTTGGTGCGATGATTTTTATATATTTTTTGTTTTTTTATTTTAAAAAGAAAAATGAAGAAGATTTTGAAAAATTTTTTTTAAAGTTAAAAATAATTGGAAAGATGTATAAAGATATTTGTGTTTTAAATTTTACAAGAAATATGTATTCTTTGACTGATACAAATATATCGTTTGTGAAATCTTTAGAAATGTGTTCAAATTCTAAAAGTAATGTTTTAAATAAAGAATTGAAAAAAATTATTTCAAAAATTGAAAAGGGGGAAAGTATACAAAAATCATTTAAAAATACAACTTTTTTTGATGCGGAATACAGAAGTTTTTTAACGATAGGTGAGAGAACTGGAAAAATGGAAATTTCATTTTTTAATTTGAATGAAATATATTATGAAAGAGTAAATGAAAAGATTAAATGGTTTTTAAAAATGTTTGAGCCATTTTCGATAATTTTTATTGGAATATTAATTGGTGGAATAATATTTTCAGTTATGCTTCCAATTTTTAAAATGGGAGAAATGCTATAA
- a CDS encoding ROK family protein, whose translation MAIIAAIEAGGTKFICGLGTEDGKVIERISIPTTTPEETMGKVIEYFSDKEFDVMGVGSFGPIDPVKGSETYGYITKTPKPYWSDFNMIGELKEKFNVPMEFDTDVNGAALAESWWGAGEGLKNVLYITVGTGIGAGAVVDGKMVQGLTHPEMGHISLKRHKDDKFEGRCPFHKDCLEGMAAGPAIEDRWGKKGFELAEVDEVWDMEAYYLAQALVNYILILSPQKIIMGGGVMKQKQLFPKIRKYVQETLNEYVQKKEILEDIENYIVYPGLGDEAGFVGSIALGKIALEQK comes from the coding sequence ATGGCAATTATTGCAGCAATAGAAGCTGGAGGAACAAAATTTATCTGTGGACTTGGAACCGAAGATGGGAAAGTGATTGAAAGAATTAGTATTCCTACAACAACTCCTGAAGAAACAATGGGAAAAGTTATAGAATATTTTTCAGATAAAGAATTTGATGTGATGGGAGTTGGAAGTTTTGGTCCAATTGACCCTGTAAAAGGTTCTGAAACTTATGGATATATAACAAAAACTCCAAAACCTTATTGGAGCGATTTTAATATGATTGGAGAATTAAAGGAAAAATTTAATGTTCCCATGGAATTTGATACGGATGTAAATGGAGCAGCACTTGCTGAATCTTGGTGGGGAGCAGGAGAAGGATTAAAAAATGTGTTGTATATAACAGTTGGAACTGGAATTGGAGCGGGAGCTGTCGTTGATGGTAAAATGGTTCAAGGATTGACTCATCCTGAAATGGGACATATTTCACTAAAAAGACATAAAGATGATAAATTTGAAGGAAGATGTCCATTTCATAAAGACTGCTTGGAAGGAATGGCAGCAGGACCAGCAATTGAAGATAGATGGGGTAAAAAAGGATTTGAGTTAGCAGAAGTTGATGAAGTTTGGGATATGGAAGCATATTATTTGGCACAAGCGTTAGTAAATTATATTTTAATTTTATCACCACAAAAAATTATTATGGGTGGTGGAGTTATGAAACAAAAACAATTGTTCCCAAAAATTAGAAAGTATGTTCAAGAAACTTTAAATGAATATGTGCAAAAGAAAGAAATTTTAGAAGACATTGAAAATTATATTGTTTATCCAGGATTAGGAGATGAAGCTGGATTTGTTGGATCAATTGCATTAGGAAAAATTGCGTTAGAACAAAAATAA